The genome window AAATAACACATCACTAATTTTAAAACAATATCCAAGTATCGAAGAGATTAAACAAAAACACAAACAATTTGGCGACTATAATACATTTGAATATTTTGGAGCCAATAACAACGAAAAACGTTTTGGAAATTGTGCCAATATAGATAATTCCAAAACTCAAGTAAATTATATTGTTTGTGCTACACAAGAACAAAACGAGCTAGAAACTTTGGTTTTAAAAGATACTTACAAGCAAATTATTTTATCTGTATTTATTATGTTTTTAGCTTGCGCTGCGATATATTTCTTCTCGGCAAAACTTTTATCACCACTCCAAACCATTCAAAGAGGCCTTAACTCTTTCTTTGATTTTATCAATCATAAAACTAAAGATTCAGCTATGATTGATGTAAAAAGCAATGATGAACTTGGTGCTATGGCTAAAGCCATTAATGAAAACATCACTAAAACTAAAAATGCATTAGAACAAGATGCTAAAGCAGTAGAACAATCAGTAGATACAGCCAAAGAAATAGAAAGTGGTAATCTAACAGCAAGAATTACTGCAATTCCTGCTAATCCTCAGCTTATAGAATTAAAAAATGTTTTAAATGAAATGCTTAATGTATTAGAACAAAAAGTAGGTTCTAATATGAATGAAATTAATAGAGTATTTGATAGCTATAAAGCATTAGACTTTACTACTGAAGTTAAAAATGCTAAAGGTGGAGTTGAAGTAACCACAAATGTATTAGGTCAAGAAATTGTAGCTATGTTAAGACAATCATCTGAATTTGCTTCTTTATTAGCAGATGAAAGTGGTAAATTACAAAGTGCGGTTAAAAACCTAACTGATTCTTCATCTTCTCAAGCTTCTTCTTTAGAAGAAACAGCAGCAGCACTAGAAGAGATTACTTCTTCTATGCAAAATGTTTCGCATAAAACTAGTGAAGTAATTGCTCAAAGTGAAGAGATTAAAAATGTTACTTCTATTATTGGAGATATTGCAGATCAAATTAACCTACTTGCATTAAATGCTGCTATTGAAGCTGCACGTGCTGGTGAACATGGTAGAGGATTTGCTGTTGTTGCAGATGAAGTTAGAAATCTAGCTGAAAGAACTCAAAAGTCTTTGGGTGAAATTGAAGCTAATACAAATATCTTAGTTCAATCTATCAATGAAATGGGTGAAAGTATTAAAGAACAAACTACAGGTATTACTCAAATTAATGATGCTGTGGCTCAAATTGATAGCGTAACACAAGAAAATCTAAAAATAGCTAAAGATAGTGCAGCTATATCTGATAATGTTAATAAGATAGCTAATGATATCTTAGAAGATGCTAGA of Campylobacter sp. 2014D-0216 contains these proteins:
- a CDS encoding methyl-accepting chemotaxis protein codes for the protein MQNVSHKTSEVIAQSEEIKNVTSIIGDIADQINLLALNAAIEAARAGEHGRGFAVVADEVRNLAERTQKSLGEIEANTNILVQSINEMGESIKEQTTGITQINDAVAQIDSVTQENLKIAKDSAAISDNVNKIANDILEDARKKKF